One window from the genome of Streptomyces sp. NBC_00708 encodes:
- a CDS encoding 4-(cytidine 5'-diphospho)-2-C-methyl-D-erythritol kinase, translating to MSVTVRVPAKVNVQLAVGAARRDGFHDLANVFLAVGLYDEVTATPADSLRITCSGPDAAQVPLDASNLAARAAVALAARHGIAPDVHLHIDKDIPVAGGMAGGSADGAGALLACDALWGTRTPREELLALCAELGSDVPFSLVGGAALGTGRGERLAPIEVGGAFHWVFAVADGGLSTPAVYREFDRLTEGARVPEPVASDALLDALRAGDAKALAGALSNDLQAPALSLRPSLAATLAAGTGAGALAALVSGSGPTTAFLTEDEATAREVAAALTASGTCRTARTAASPAPGATVL from the coding sequence GTGAGCGTCACCGTACGGGTCCCCGCCAAGGTCAACGTCCAGCTCGCGGTCGGGGCAGCGCGCCGCGACGGCTTCCACGACCTGGCGAACGTCTTCCTCGCCGTCGGCCTGTACGACGAGGTCACCGCGACCCCCGCCGACAGCCTGCGGATCACCTGCTCCGGGCCGGACGCCGCACAGGTCCCGCTGGACGCGTCCAACCTGGCGGCACGGGCGGCGGTCGCGCTCGCCGCGCGCCACGGCATCGCGCCGGACGTGCACCTCCACATCGACAAGGACATCCCGGTCGCCGGCGGCATGGCGGGCGGCAGCGCGGACGGGGCCGGGGCCCTGCTGGCCTGCGACGCGCTCTGGGGGACCCGCACCCCCCGCGAGGAGCTGCTCGCCCTCTGCGCCGAGCTGGGCAGCGATGTGCCGTTCAGCCTCGTCGGCGGCGCCGCGCTCGGCACCGGCCGGGGCGAGCGGCTGGCCCCCATCGAGGTGGGCGGCGCCTTCCACTGGGTGTTCGCGGTGGCCGACGGCGGGCTGTCCACCCCGGCGGTGTACCGCGAGTTCGACCGGCTGACCGAGGGCGCCCGCGTCCCCGAGCCCGTGGCGTCGGACGCCCTCCTGGACGCACTGCGGGCGGGCGACGCGAAGGCCCTGGCCGGGGCCCTGAGCAACGACCTCCAGGCCCCCGCGCTCTCGCTGCGCCCCTCCCTGGCCGCCACCCTGGCGGCGGGCACCGGGGCCGGTGCGCTGGCCGCCCTGGTCTCCGGCTCGGGCCCGACGACCGCGTTCCTCACGGAGGACGAGGCGACGGCCCGGGAGGTGGCCGCCGCGCTCACCGCGTCCGGCACCTGCCGCACGGCCCGCACGGCGGCCTCCCCGGCCCCGGGGGCGACGGTCCTCTAG
- a CDS encoding TatD family hydrolase: protein MSRSEAPPLPEPLRVPVADSHTHLDMQDGTVEEGLARAAAVNVTTVVQVGCDVKGSRWAAETAAAHANVHAAVALHPNEAPRIVLGDPDGWSRQGEREAGGSAALHEALAEIDALAALPHVRGVGETGLDYFRTGPEGMAAQEESFRAHIEIAKRHGKALVIHDREAHADVLRILADAGAPERTVFHCYSGDADMARICAEAGYFMSFAGNMTFKNAQPLRDALAVAPLELVLVETDAPFLTPAPYRGRPNAPYLIPVTLRAMAAVKGLDEDTLAEAIADNTARAFDY from the coding sequence ATGAGCCGCTCCGAAGCCCCGCCCCTGCCGGAACCCCTCCGGGTGCCGGTCGCCGATTCGCACACCCACCTGGACATGCAGGACGGCACCGTCGAGGAGGGCCTGGCCAGGGCCGCCGCGGTGAACGTGACGACCGTGGTCCAGGTGGGCTGCGACGTGAAGGGGTCCCGCTGGGCCGCGGAGACCGCCGCGGCCCACGCGAACGTGCACGCGGCGGTGGCCCTGCACCCCAACGAGGCGCCGCGCATCGTTCTGGGCGATCCCGACGGGTGGTCGCGGCAGGGGGAGCGCGAGGCGGGCGGCAGCGCCGCGCTGCACGAAGCCCTCGCGGAGATCGACGCGCTGGCCGCCCTGCCGCACGTACGCGGGGTCGGCGAGACGGGCCTCGACTACTTCCGTACCGGCCCCGAGGGCATGGCCGCCCAGGAGGAGTCCTTCCGGGCCCACATCGAGATCGCCAAGCGCCACGGCAAGGCCCTCGTCATCCACGACCGCGAGGCCCACGCGGACGTCCTGCGCATCCTCGCGGACGCGGGGGCGCCCGAGCGGACCGTCTTCCACTGCTACTCGGGCGACGCGGACATGGCCCGGATCTGCGCGGAGGCCGGCTACTTCATGTCGTTCGCCGGCAACATGACCTTCAAGAACGCCCAGCCGCTGCGCGACGCGCTGGCGGTCGCCCCGCTGGAACTGGTCCTGGTCGAGACGGACGCCCCGTTCCTGACCCCGGCGCCGTACCGGGGCCGCCCCAACGCCCCGTACCTGATCCCGGTGACGCTGCGGGCGATGGCGGCGGTGAAGGGCCTGGACGAGGACACCCTGGCCGAGGCGATCGCGGACAACACGGCGCGGGCGTTCGACTACTGA
- the rsmI gene encoding 16S rRNA (cytidine(1402)-2'-O)-methyltransferase, translated as MGLVTGTTGTLVLAGTPIGDLADAPPRLAAELEAADIIAAEDTRRLRRLTQGLGVHTTGRVVSYFEGNETARTPELVEALSGGARVLLVTDAGMPSVSDPGYRLVAAAVEQDIKVTAVPGPSAVLTALALSALPVDRFCFEGFLPRKGGERLSKLREVAREPRTMVFFEAPHRLDDTLAAMAEVFGTERRGAVCRELTKTYEEVKRGPLGELAAWSAAEQVRGEITVVVEGAAAGAEELDAEELVRRVRVREEAGERRKEAIAAVAAEAGLPKREVFDAVVAAKNAARTGHADGKGLS; from the coding sequence ATGGGGCTTGTGACTGGAACGACTGGAACGCTCGTGCTCGCAGGGACCCCCATCGGCGACCTGGCGGACGCCCCGCCCCGCCTCGCCGCCGAGCTGGAGGCGGCCGACATCATCGCCGCCGAGGACACCCGCCGGCTGCGCCGGCTGACCCAGGGGCTCGGCGTCCACACCACGGGCCGGGTCGTCTCCTACTTCGAGGGCAACGAGACCGCGCGTACGCCCGAACTCGTCGAGGCGCTGTCCGGCGGCGCCCGGGTCCTGCTGGTCACGGACGCCGGGATGCCGTCCGTGTCCGACCCCGGCTACCGGCTCGTCGCCGCCGCCGTGGAGCAGGACATCAAGGTCACCGCCGTGCCCGGCCCCTCCGCCGTGCTCACCGCGCTCGCCCTGTCCGCGCTGCCGGTGGACCGGTTCTGCTTCGAGGGCTTCCTGCCGCGCAAGGGCGGCGAACGCCTCTCCAAGCTCCGCGAGGTCGCCCGCGAGCCCCGCACGATGGTCTTCTTCGAAGCCCCGCACCGCCTCGACGACACCCTCGCCGCGATGGCCGAGGTCTTCGGTACGGAGCGGCGGGGCGCCGTCTGCCGCGAGCTGACCAAGACGTACGAGGAGGTCAAGCGCGGCCCGCTGGGCGAGCTGGCCGCCTGGTCGGCCGCCGAGCAGGTACGCGGCGAGATCACCGTCGTCGTCGAGGGCGCCGCCGCCGGGGCCGAGGAGCTGGACGCCGAGGAGCTGGTGCGCAGGGTGCGCGTGCGCGAGGAGGCGGGGGAGCGGCGCAAGGAGGCGATCGCCGCCGTCGCCGCCGAGGCGGGGCTGCCCAAACGCGAGGTGTTCGACGCCGTCGTCGCGGCAAAGAATGCTGCTCGGACCGGCCACGCGGACGGCAAAGGACTATCGTGA
- a CDS encoding PQQ-binding-like beta-propeller repeat protein, giving the protein MSQPPGQQPPQGGFGAPYDPQPGPETGPGDGPHPRPAGPYGAPAQPPGPYGPPRPGPYAQPPTQPGYGYPQQGYGQPGPYTQPGLHQMPTQQQYAAPAPGGGGRFRGRTAKIVGAVVAVALLAGGGIWFATSGNGDDGKPLSGPTHSAKPTVSPSPTKGGGKATGEPAVSPEEETRTINAGVKSGEAKVRWLQKGGVDLPPNGADVFGPWFAGDTVAKAMFYTVSGYSLSDGTLQWSLRLPTQVCAAPSQPTADGKIVLGIRHDTADGAECDTLQMVDLRTGKAGWRKTYARTGLWDGLSDLVMSTNGGTVTVGRTSRTEGYRISDGKKLFGARPGKCQPFGVASGPVAIAAVSCHTADDDYKDQQVQRIDPATGKALWTYKLKKEWQVGQIYSVSPLVVSLKQLEKPDKWAILVLNADGTYRSQLSGGPGDYQVKCDVDLTSLGRNLDGCVGVAADADTFYMSTRTDVAAGHGNKIVAFGLADGKFSWSVDGPDGQTAVPLRTEGGTLVMYVEAMKGKGGGIATLPATGGTPRFVLRHPASGIEMERGFIEPRIAYTGGRSLLTQTRLSGITGDDEVDMRSMVVFGN; this is encoded by the coding sequence ATGAGCCAGCCGCCCGGACAGCAGCCGCCGCAGGGCGGGTTCGGAGCACCGTACGACCCGCAGCCGGGCCCGGAGACCGGTCCGGGAGACGGGCCGCACCCCCGGCCGGCCGGCCCGTACGGAGCCCCCGCGCAGCCGCCCGGCCCGTACGGCCCGCCCCGGCCCGGCCCGTACGCCCAGCCCCCGACGCAGCCCGGCTACGGCTACCCGCAGCAGGGTTACGGGCAGCCCGGCCCGTACACGCAGCCCGGTCTGCACCAGATGCCCACCCAGCAGCAGTACGCCGCCCCGGCGCCGGGCGGGGGCGGCCGGTTCCGCGGCAGGACCGCGAAGATCGTCGGGGCCGTGGTGGCCGTGGCGCTCCTCGCCGGCGGCGGGATCTGGTTCGCCACCAGCGGGAACGGCGACGACGGCAAGCCGCTGTCGGGCCCGACCCACTCCGCGAAGCCGACCGTCTCGCCGTCGCCGACCAAGGGCGGGGGCAAGGCCACGGGGGAGCCGGCGGTCAGCCCGGAGGAGGAGACGCGGACCATCAACGCCGGCGTCAAGTCCGGTGAGGCGAAGGTGCGCTGGCTCCAGAAGGGCGGCGTCGACCTGCCGCCCAACGGCGCGGACGTGTTCGGCCCCTGGTTCGCCGGGGACACCGTCGCCAAGGCCATGTTCTACACGGTCTCGGGCTACTCGCTCTCCGACGGCACCCTCCAGTGGAGCCTCCGGCTCCCCACCCAGGTGTGCGCGGCCCCCTCGCAGCCCACCGCCGACGGCAAGATCGTCCTCGGAATCCGGCACGACACCGCGGACGGCGCCGAGTGCGACACCCTCCAGATGGTCGATCTGAGGACGGGCAAGGCCGGCTGGCGCAAGACGTACGCCCGCACGGGCCTCTGGGACGGGCTCTCCGACCTCGTGATGTCCACCAACGGCGGCACCGTCACCGTGGGCCGCACCAGCCGCACCGAGGGCTACCGGATCAGTGACGGCAAGAAGCTCTTCGGCGCACGGCCCGGGAAGTGCCAGCCGTTCGGCGTCGCCAGCGGCCCGGTCGCCATCGCCGCCGTCAGCTGCCACACCGCCGACGACGACTACAAGGACCAGCAGGTGCAGCGGATCGACCCCGCCACCGGCAAGGCCCTGTGGACGTACAAGCTCAAGAAGGAGTGGCAGGTCGGGCAGATCTACTCGGTCAGCCCCCTGGTCGTCTCGCTGAAGCAGCTGGAGAAGCCGGACAAGTGGGCCATCCTCGTGCTCAACGCCGACGGCACCTACCGCTCGCAGCTCTCCGGCGGACCCGGCGACTACCAGGTCAAGTGCGATGTGGACCTGACGTCGCTCGGCCGGAACCTGGACGGCTGCGTGGGTGTGGCCGCCGACGCGGACACGTTCTACATGAGCACCAGGACCGACGTGGCCGCGGGCCACGGCAACAAGATCGTCGCGTTCGGTCTCGCCGACGGCAAGTTCAGCTGGTCGGTCGACGGGCCGGACGGGCAGACCGCCGTCCCGCTGCGTACCGAGGGCGGCACGCTGGTGATGTACGTGGAGGCGATGAAGGGGAAGGGCGGCGGGATCGCCACCCTGCCCGCCACCGGCGGCACCCCGCGGTTCGTGCTGCGCCATCCGGCGTCCGGCATCGAAATGGAACGCGGCTTCATCGAGCCCCGGATCGCGTACACCGGCGGGCGCAGCCTGCTCACGCAGACGCGGCTCAGCGGCATCACCGGTGACGACGAGGTGGACATGCGGTCCATGGTGGTCTTCGGGAACTGA
- a CDS encoding lipoprotein, whose product MFMTRRTVRGLVPVLLAATALTGCSSEPESDGGAKAEKPAGAPAVKAAAKGGTVGAAGSGCELPVTFDVAKDWKPKAVTIDPDSELAELGTQGPVSMVCEIDAKPAGYIGFLRVWQGKAKDASPRATLEGFVKADENSSKAAYKQVTAGELTLTEVTYTLHSKLMDEDRPARAFALATPEGPVVVHLGGLDSDEHGGMVPAFELAKKSVRLG is encoded by the coding sequence ATGTTCATGACTCGTCGTACCGTTCGCGGGCTGGTGCCCGTACTGCTGGCCGCGACCGCGCTGACCGGGTGCTCGTCGGAACCGGAGTCCGACGGCGGCGCGAAGGCGGAGAAGCCGGCCGGGGCCCCGGCCGTGAAGGCCGCGGCCAAGGGCGGCACGGTCGGCGCCGCCGGCTCGGGCTGCGAGCTGCCGGTGACCTTCGACGTGGCGAAGGACTGGAAGCCGAAGGCCGTCACGATCGACCCGGACTCGGAGCTGGCCGAACTCGGGACGCAGGGCCCGGTCTCCATGGTCTGCGAGATCGACGCCAAGCCGGCCGGGTACATCGGGTTCCTGCGGGTGTGGCAGGGCAAGGCGAAGGACGCCTCGCCGCGCGCGACGCTGGAGGGCTTCGTCAAGGCCGACGAGAACTCCTCGAAGGCCGCGTACAAGCAGGTCACCGCCGGAGAGCTGACGCTGACCGAGGTGACCTACACGCTCCACAGCAAGCTCATGGACGAGGACCGCCCGGCCCGCGCCTTCGCCCTCGCCACCCCCGAGGGCCCGGTCGTGGTCCACCTGGGCGGCCTTGACTCGGACGAGCACGGGGGCATGGTCCCGGCGTTCGAGCTGGCGAAGAAGTCGGTACGGCTGGGCTGA
- a CDS encoding phospholipid carrier-dependent glycosyltransferase translates to MTSTAPEARQGEDAGEQHGPEPTSWQRRLRRFGHAPRPGIGLRERLVPPYTRPGGQLWAVLGVPPLLADRLVRWSAWGGPLLVAAVAGVLRFWRLGSPHAVIFDETYYAKDSWALIKQGYEGAWPKDVDKLILNDPSQVPVPTDPGYVVHPPVGKWIIGIGEQMFGFTPFGWRFMVAVLGTLSVLMLCRIGRRLFRSTFLGCLAGALLAVDGLHFVMSRTALLDLVLMFFVLAAFGCLLIDRDWARRRLAAALPVDEEGVLRPDVRVAENLRLGWRPWRIAAGVSLGLAAATKWNGLYIMVAFGLMTVLWDAGARRTAGAVRPYGAVLRRDVLPAFVSVVPVAVVTYVASWTGWIVRNSPGHRGYYRDWAATDGKGGSWTWLPDWLRSLWHYENQVYDFHVHLTSGHTYQSNPWSWIVLGRPVSYFYEEQNGCTTSSTGKCAREVLAIGTPLLWWAACFALVYVLWRWIFRRDWRAGAIACGVAAGWVPWFLYQERTIFLFYAVVFVPFLCLAVTMMIGAMLGPAADTGPRYELGLAKPDPSGERRRTLGAVAAGVLVLLIIWNFIYFWPLYTGTPIPEDSWRDRMWLDTWI, encoded by the coding sequence GTGACGAGTACTGCGCCCGAAGCCCGGCAGGGCGAAGACGCCGGGGAACAGCACGGCCCGGAGCCGACCTCCTGGCAGCGGCGGCTGCGCCGCTTCGGCCATGCCCCGCGCCCCGGAATCGGGCTGCGGGAGCGCCTGGTCCCGCCCTACACGCGGCCCGGCGGCCAGCTGTGGGCGGTGCTCGGCGTGCCGCCGCTGCTCGCGGACCGGCTGGTGCGCTGGTCGGCGTGGGGCGGTCCGCTGCTGGTCGCGGCGGTCGCGGGGGTGCTGCGCTTCTGGAGGCTGGGCAGCCCGCACGCGGTGATATTCGACGAGACGTACTACGCGAAGGACTCCTGGGCGCTGATCAAGCAGGGGTACGAGGGCGCGTGGCCCAAGGACGTCGACAAGCTGATCCTGAACGACCCCTCGCAGGTGCCGGTGCCGACGGACCCGGGCTATGTGGTGCACCCGCCGGTCGGCAAGTGGATCATCGGCATCGGTGAACAGATGTTCGGGTTCACGCCGTTCGGCTGGCGGTTCATGGTCGCCGTGCTCGGCACGCTGTCGGTGCTGATGCTGTGCCGGATCGGGCGCAGGCTGTTCCGCTCGACGTTCCTGGGCTGCCTGGCGGGCGCGCTGCTCGCGGTGGACGGGCTGCACTTCGTGATGAGCCGCACCGCGCTGCTCGACCTGGTGCTGATGTTCTTCGTGCTGGCCGCGTTCGGCTGTCTGCTGATCGACCGCGACTGGGCCCGGCGCCGGCTGGCCGCGGCGCTGCCGGTCGACGAGGAGGGCGTGCTGCGCCCCGACGTCCGGGTCGCGGAGAACCTGCGCCTGGGGTGGCGCCCCTGGCGGATCGCCGCCGGTGTCTCGCTGGGCCTGGCCGCCGCCACGAAGTGGAACGGCCTCTACATCATGGTCGCGTTCGGCCTGATGACGGTCTTGTGGGACGCGGGCGCCCGCCGCACCGCGGGGGCCGTGCGCCCGTACGGGGCGGTGCTGCGGCGGGACGTGCTCCCGGCGTTCGTCTCGGTGGTGCCGGTCGCGGTCGTCACGTATGTCGCGTCCTGGACGGGCTGGATCGTCCGCAACTCGCCGGGCCATCGCGGCTACTACCGGGACTGGGCGGCGACGGACGGCAAGGGCGGCAGCTGGACCTGGCTGCCGGACTGGCTGCGCAGCCTGTGGCACTACGAGAACCAGGTCTACGACTTCCATGTGCACCTGACGTCCGGGCACACCTACCAGTCCAACCCGTGGAGCTGGATCGTGCTCGGCCGCCCGGTCTCGTACTTCTACGAGGAGCAGAACGGCTGCACGACGTCCTCGACCGGCAAGTGCGCCCGCGAGGTGCTGGCCATCGGGACACCGCTGCTGTGGTGGGCCGCCTGCTTCGCGCTGGTCTACGTGCTGTGGCGGTGGATCTTCCGCCGCGACTGGCGGGCGGGCGCGATCGCGTGCGGGGTGGCCGCGGGCTGGGTGCCGTGGTTCCTGTACCAGGAGCGCACGATCTTCCTCTTCTACGCGGTCGTGTTCGTCCCGTTCCTGTGTCTCGCGGTGACGATGATGATCGGCGCGATGCTGGGCCCGGCGGCGGACACCGGGCCCCGGTACGAACTCGGCCTGGCGAAGCCCGATCCCTCGGGCGAGCGGCGCCGGACGCTGGGGGCGGTGGCGGCCGGTGTGCTGGTGCTGCTGATCATCTGGAACTTCATCTACTTCTGGCCGCTGTACACCGGGACACCCATCCCGGAGGACTCCTGGCGCGACCGGATGTGGCTGGACACCTGGATCTGA
- a CDS encoding ABC-F family ATP-binding cassette domain-containing protein has translation MAVNLVNVEQVSKVYGTRALLDGVSLGVSEGDRIGVVGRNGDGKTTLIRMLARLEEADTGRVTHNGGLRLGVLTQHDSLDPAATIRHEVIGDLADHEWAGSAKIRDVLTGLFGGLDLPGFENGLDTVIAPLSGGERRRIALAKLLIAEQDLIVLDEPTNHLDVEGISWLAGHLRARRSALVCVTHDRWFLDQVCTRMWDVQRGTVHEYEGGYSDYVFARAERERIAATEEAKRQNLMRKELAWLRRGAPARTAKPRYRIEAANELIADVPPPRDTSELMKFANARLGKTVFDLEDVTVQAGPKTLLTHLTWQLGPGDRIGLVGVNGAGKTSLLRALAEAARTEGEAQPAAGRIVVGKTVRLAYLSQEVHELNPNLRVLEAVQQVRDRVDLGKGREMTAGQLCEQFGFTKEKQWTPVGDLSGGERRRLQILRLLMDEPNVLFLDEPTNDLDIETLTQLEDLLDGWPGSMIVISHDRFFVERTTDRVMALLGDQSLRMLPRGIDEYLERRQRQAGTAAPASAPSAAPAAAAPAPAVSAQAARAAKKELQKVERQLEKMSDRETTLHAQIAENATDFEKVAKLDAELRELVAERDTLEMRWLELAEDA, from the coding sequence GTGGCCGTCAACCTCGTCAATGTCGAGCAGGTCAGCAAGGTGTACGGCACCCGTGCCCTGCTCGACGGTGTGTCCCTCGGCGTCTCCGAGGGCGACCGGATCGGTGTCGTCGGCCGCAACGGCGACGGCAAGACGACCCTCATCCGGATGCTCGCCCGGCTGGAGGAGGCGGACACCGGACGCGTCACCCACAACGGCGGGCTGCGCCTGGGCGTGCTGACCCAGCACGACTCCCTGGACCCCGCGGCCACCATCCGCCACGAGGTCATCGGCGACCTCGCCGACCACGAATGGGCGGGCAGCGCCAAGATCCGCGACGTGCTCACCGGCCTCTTCGGCGGGCTGGACCTGCCCGGCTTCGAGAACGGCCTGGACACCGTCATCGCCCCCCTCTCCGGTGGCGAGCGCCGCCGGATCGCGCTGGCCAAGCTGCTCATCGCCGAACAGGACCTGATCGTCCTGGACGAGCCCACCAACCACCTCGACGTCGAGGGCATCTCCTGGCTCGCCGGCCATCTGCGCGCCCGCCGCTCCGCCCTGGTCTGCGTCACCCACGACCGCTGGTTCCTGGACCAGGTGTGCACCCGCATGTGGGACGTCCAGCGCGGCACCGTCCACGAGTACGAGGGCGGCTACAGCGACTACGTGTTCGCGCGCGCCGAACGGGAGCGGATCGCCGCGACCGAGGAGGCCAAGCGGCAGAACCTGATGCGCAAGGAGCTGGCCTGGCTGCGGCGCGGCGCCCCCGCCCGTACCGCCAAGCCGCGCTACCGCATCGAGGCCGCCAACGAGCTGATCGCGGACGTGCCGCCGCCGCGCGACACCAGCGAGCTGATGAAGTTCGCCAACGCCCGGCTCGGCAAGACCGTCTTCGACCTGGAGGACGTCACCGTCCAGGCGGGCCCCAAGACCCTGCTCACCCACCTCACCTGGCAGCTCGGCCCCGGCGACCGCATCGGCCTGGTCGGGGTCAACGGCGCCGGAAAGACCTCGCTGCTGCGGGCGCTCGCCGAGGCGGCCCGTACCGAGGGCGAGGCCCAGCCGGCCGCCGGCCGGATCGTCGTCGGCAAGACCGTCCGGCTCGCCTACCTCTCCCAGGAGGTCCACGAGCTGAACCCGAACCTGCGGGTCCTGGAGGCCGTCCAGCAGGTACGCGACCGGGTCGACCTCGGCAAGGGCCGCGAGATGACCGCCGGGCAGCTCTGCGAGCAGTTCGGGTTCACCAAGGAGAAGCAGTGGACGCCCGTCGGCGACCTCTCCGGCGGTGAGCGCCGCCGGCTCCAGATCCTGCGGCTGCTGATGGACGAGCCCAACGTCCTCTTCCTCGACGAGCCCACCAACGACCTCGACATCGAGACCCTGACCCAGCTGGAGGACCTCCTCGACGGCTGGCCCGGCTCCATGATCGTGATCTCCCACGACCGGTTCTTCGTCGAGCGCACCACGGACCGGGTCATGGCCCTCCTCGGCGACCAGTCGCTGCGGATGCTGCCGCGCGGCATCGACGAGTACCTGGAGCGCAGGCAGCGGCAGGCCGGGACGGCCGCGCCCGCCTCGGCGCCGTCCGCCGCTCCGGCCGCCGCCGCCCCGGCGCCCGCGGTCTCCGCCCAGGCCGCCCGCGCCGCCAAGAAGGAGCTGCAGAAGGTCGAACGGCAGCTGGAGAAGATGTCGGACCGCGAGACGACCCTGCACGCGCAGATCGCCGAGAACGCCACGGACTTCGAGAAGGTGGCGAAGCTGGACGCCGAACTGCGCGAACTGGTCGCGGAGCGCGACACGTTGGAGATGCGCTGGCTGGAACTGGCCGAGGACGCCTGA
- the rsmA gene encoding 16S rRNA (adenine(1518)-N(6)/adenine(1519)-N(6))-dimethyltransferase RsmA yields the protein MSTTEPDALLGPADIRELADTLGVRPTKQRGQNFVIDANTVRRIVRTAEVRPDDVVVEIGPGLGSLTLALLEAADRVVAVEIDDVLAAALPSTVAARMPSRADRFALVHSDAMLVRELPGPPPTALVANLPYNVAVPVLLTVLDRFPSIERTLVMVQAEVADRLAARPGNKVYGVPSVKANWYTDVKRAGSIGRKVFWPAPNVDSGLVSLVRRTEPVATTASKAEVFAVVDAAFAQRRKTLRAALAGWAGSAPAAEAALLAAGISPQARGESLTIEEFAAIAENKPAADENGSDR from the coding sequence GTGAGCACCACTGAGCCCGACGCCCTCCTGGGCCCCGCAGACATCCGCGAACTGGCCGACACCCTGGGCGTACGCCCCACCAAGCAGCGCGGCCAGAACTTCGTCATCGACGCCAACACGGTCCGCCGGATCGTGCGCACGGCGGAGGTCCGGCCGGACGATGTGGTGGTCGAGATCGGCCCGGGTCTCGGCTCGCTGACCCTCGCGCTCCTCGAGGCCGCCGACCGCGTCGTCGCCGTCGAGATCGACGACGTCCTCGCGGCGGCCCTGCCGTCCACCGTCGCCGCCCGGATGCCCTCCCGCGCCGACCGCTTCGCGCTGGTGCACTCGGACGCCATGCTCGTACGAGAACTGCCGGGCCCGCCGCCCACGGCGCTGGTCGCCAACCTCCCGTACAACGTCGCCGTACCGGTGCTGCTCACCGTCCTCGACCGCTTCCCCAGCATCGAGCGCACGCTCGTCATGGTGCAGGCGGAGGTCGCGGACCGGCTGGCCGCCCGGCCCGGCAACAAGGTCTACGGCGTGCCGTCGGTGAAGGCGAACTGGTACACGGACGTCAAGCGCGCCGGGTCCATCGGCCGCAAGGTCTTCTGGCCCGCGCCGAACGTCGACTCCGGGCTCGTCTCGCTGGTGCGCCGCACCGAACCCGTGGCGACGACGGCGAGCAAGGCAGAGGTCTTCGCGGTCGTGGACGCCGCGTTCGCCCAGCGCCGCAAGACGCTGCGCGCGGCACTCGCGGGGTGGGCCGGTTCCGCACCGGCCGCCGAGGCCGCCCTGCTCGCGGCGGGCATCTCGCCGCAGGCGCGCGGGGAGTCCCTGACGATCGAGGAGTTCGCGGCCATCGCCGAGAACAAGCCCGCCGCCGACGAGAACGGGAGCGACCGGTGA